One genomic region from Solwaraspora sp. WMMD792 encodes:
- a CDS encoding winged helix-turn-helix transcriptional regulator: MQVEQGVLLAAVGRLRGRWTLHIVHALLDGPAGFNDLRRAVPAVGPSTLARRLGELEAVGVVSRTVIDTTPPGTRYTLTSTGTGLRPVLAEMATWAGDTSDPDTRHHQLDGLLALMQERWMLELHCALLVGPRRFTDLARDTGVNQVTLTQRLADLEQRGLIQRLADGRYAFSAAGEGFHRVGEALARWAAATTGTAADQPVRAPGPGS; the protein is encoded by the coding sequence GTGCAGGTCGAGCAGGGCGTACTGCTGGCCGCCGTGGGTCGGCTGCGGGGCCGCTGGACGCTGCACATCGTGCACGCGCTGCTCGACGGACCGGCCGGCTTCAACGACCTGCGCCGGGCGGTCCCGGCGGTCGGGCCGAGCACTCTCGCCCGCCGGCTCGGCGAGCTGGAGGCCGTCGGGGTCGTCAGCCGTACGGTGATCGACACCACCCCACCGGGCACCCGCTACACACTGACGTCGACCGGCACCGGACTGCGCCCGGTGCTCGCCGAAATGGCGACCTGGGCCGGCGACACCAGCGACCCGGACACCCGCCACCACCAGCTCGACGGCCTGCTGGCACTGATGCAGGAACGCTGGATGCTGGAGCTGCACTGCGCACTGCTGGTCGGGCCGCGCCGCTTCACCGACCTGGCCCGCGACACCGGCGTCAACCAGGTCACCCTCACCCAGCGCCTCGCCGACCTGGAGCAGCGCGGGCTGATCCAGCGGCTCGCCGACGGCAGGTACGCCTTCAGCGCCGCAGGCGAGGGCTTCCACCGGGTCGGCGAAGCCCTCGCCCGCTGGGCGGCGGCCACCACGGGCACCGCCGCCGACCAGCCGGTCAGGGCGCCAGGCCCCGGAAGTTGA